In Halomonas alkalicola, the following proteins share a genomic window:
- a CDS encoding SRPBCC family protein, translated as MATIEHSAILKAPPERVFALLERVEDFADYSDLIHAIEPLGGDRYRWHVRAVGRDWHFDVAVTESRAPEVLSWESLDGVENQGCYRLTPVKEGTEVALTLTYVLRNKLVEKAVNKAARPLVGRVSRQILERVEERL; from the coding sequence ATGGCCACCATCGAACACAGCGCGATCCTGAAGGCGCCGCCGGAGCGGGTCTTCGCCCTGCTGGAGCGGGTGGAGGACTTCGCCGACTATTCCGACCTGATCCACGCCATCGAGCCGCTGGGGGGAGATCGCTACCGCTGGCACGTGCGGGCGGTGGGCCGCGACTGGCACTTCGACGTGGCGGTGACCGAGTCTCGTGCACCGGAGGTGCTCTCCTGGGAGTCGCTGGACGGCGTGGAGAACCAGGGCTGCTACCGACTCACCCCGGTGAAGGAGGGCACCGAGGTGGCGCTGACCCTCACCTATGTGCTGCGCAACAAGCTGGTGGAGAAGGCGGTGAACAAGGCGGCGAGGCCCCTGGTGGGGCGCGTCAGCCGCCAGATCCTCGAGCGGGTGGAGGAGAGGCTATAG
- the rimO gene encoding 30S ribosomal protein S12 methylthiotransferase RimO, with amino-acid sequence MSTPKVGFVSLGCPKALVDSERILTQLRTEGYEITPSYDDADVVVVNTCGFIDSAKAESLDAIGEAIAENGRVIVTGCMGVEEGAIRDVHPSVLAVTGPQQYEQVVGAVHEVVPPRQDHDPRIDLVPAQGVKLTPRHYAYLKISEGCNHSCSFCIIPSMRGKLVSRPVGEVLSEAEGLKRAGVKELLVISQDTSAYGVDLKYRTGFWNGRPVKTRMTELCEALAELGIWVRLHYVYPYPHVDELIPLMAEGKLLPYLDIPFQHASPRVLKAMKRPAFEDRTLERIKRWREICPELTIRSTFIVGFPGETEEDFQTLLDWLTEAQLDRVGCFQYSPVDGAPANDMELEPVPDDVKQERWERFMAHQQQISAARLQAKIGREIEVLVDEITDEGPIGRSHADAPEIDGMVFLDSEQELSPGQIIRARVTNADEYDLWAEVVNA; translated from the coding sequence ATGTCCACACCCAAGGTCGGTTTCGTCTCGCTCGGCTGCCCCAAGGCGCTGGTGGATTCCGAACGGATCCTCACCCAGCTGCGCACCGAGGGCTACGAGATCACCCCGAGCTATGACGACGCCGACGTGGTGGTGGTCAACACCTGCGGCTTCATCGACAGCGCCAAGGCGGAATCGCTCGACGCCATCGGCGAGGCGATCGCCGAGAACGGCCGGGTGATCGTCACCGGCTGCATGGGCGTGGAGGAAGGCGCGATCCGCGACGTGCACCCCAGCGTGCTGGCGGTAACCGGCCCCCAGCAGTACGAGCAGGTGGTGGGCGCCGTCCACGAGGTGGTGCCGCCCCGCCAGGACCACGACCCGCGCATCGACCTGGTACCGGCCCAGGGCGTCAAGCTCACCCCGCGCCACTACGCCTACCTGAAGATCTCCGAGGGCTGCAACCACAGCTGCAGCTTCTGCATTATCCCCTCCATGCGCGGCAAGCTGGTCAGCCGTCCGGTGGGCGAGGTGCTGAGCGAGGCCGAAGGGCTGAAGCGCGCCGGTGTCAAGGAGCTGCTGGTGATCTCCCAGGACACCAGCGCCTACGGGGTCGATCTCAAGTACCGCACCGGCTTCTGGAACGGCCGCCCGGTGAAGACCCGCATGACCGAGCTGTGCGAGGCGCTCGCCGAGCTCGGCATCTGGGTACGCCTGCACTACGTCTACCCTTACCCCCACGTGGACGAGCTGATCCCGCTGATGGCCGAAGGCAAGCTCCTGCCCTACCTGGATATCCCCTTCCAACACGCCAGCCCGAGGGTGCTCAAGGCGATGAAGCGCCCCGCCTTCGAGGACAGGACGCTGGAGCGCATCAAGCGCTGGCGAGAGATCTGCCCGGAGCTCACCATCCGCTCCACCTTTATCGTCGGCTTCCCCGGCGAGACCGAGGAGGACTTCCAGACCCTGCTCGACTGGCTCACCGAAGCCCAGCTCGACCGCGTCGGCTGCTTCCAGTACTCCCCGGTGGACGGCGCACCCGCCAACGACATGGAACTCGAGCCGGTGCCGGACGACGTCAAGCAGGAGCGCTGGGAGCGCTTCATGGCCCACCAGCAGCAGATCTCCGCCGCCCGCCTGCAGGCCAAGATCGGCCGCGAGATCGAGGTGCTGGTCGACGAGATCACCGACGAAGGCCCCATCGGCCGCAGCCACGCCGACGCCCCGGAGATCGACGGCATGGTGTTCCTCGACAGCGAGCAAGAACTCAGCCCCGGCCAGATCATTCGGGCGCGGGTGACCAACGCCGACGAGTATGACCTCTGGGCCGAGGTGGTTAACGCCTGA
- a CDS encoding SEC-C domain-containing protein: MVDADLPEIPAELEISIDAFLEASLRHILQHESADAYFAALDEITRRSGVTEWFDPQMPFWPIARTLWDNAPLPSRGFRPDPLPEPKRNDPCPCGSGKKFKRCCQPLRQELPLGLDDELPVLRIAASLFTAKQRKEAASKAPPRLRLVLAELELDDNHPGKARTQLLKLLKQGVLEADLQAQAVHLLGDAYNALGHHSAGEKALSDLLPSLKPPAAAEALHWLTGQALLDGRPADAMALLHQAETLDPDNLSNGLFKVVCLRDIGADAEAQRTAQEWLPVARELGLEDAIAFFEEQASLATLPDDIPDDEDEPEAFADDAPEDDRLMALFGAPDELLRPIAVLLKSALRQPLYPVTFEPGPPGPDGDGAQWVLMLPPEVEQAQAALYQTGNPQNPLDPELIRQQPALLQSPDFLQQLDAFAGAAFSTAHEQFNKALQRQQERVIAHILDALPEGGQLPWAWLEHRPLLRLMMQHALDQEDQGAAIRGLSQLLALCPNDNLGARAPLVNALLRDGQDEAALAICEQFPDDALAETRYGRVLALVRLNRLHDAEKALSQAYRALPKVLNYLIASKRKPPKLDPQRMTIGGPDQAWYYRQEMRDLFQATPGALGWMDSIKKRLR, encoded by the coding sequence ATGGTTGACGCCGATCTTCCCGAGATTCCTGCAGAGCTCGAAATCAGCATCGACGCCTTCCTGGAGGCGTCATTACGGCACATCCTCCAGCATGAGAGTGCCGACGCCTACTTCGCAGCGCTAGACGAAATCACCCGACGCAGCGGCGTTACCGAATGGTTCGATCCGCAGATGCCCTTCTGGCCGATCGCGCGCACCCTCTGGGACAACGCGCCGTTGCCCTCGCGGGGCTTCCGGCCGGACCCGCTTCCCGAGCCGAAACGCAACGACCCTTGCCCCTGCGGCTCGGGCAAGAAGTTCAAGCGCTGCTGCCAACCGCTGCGGCAGGAACTCCCCCTGGGCCTCGACGACGAGCTGCCGGTGCTGCGTATTGCCGCGTCACTCTTCACCGCCAAGCAGCGCAAGGAAGCCGCCAGCAAGGCACCGCCCAGGCTGCGGCTGGTGCTTGCCGAGTTGGAACTGGATGACAACCACCCCGGCAAGGCGCGCACCCAGCTGTTGAAACTGCTCAAGCAGGGCGTCCTGGAGGCCGACCTGCAGGCCCAGGCCGTCCATCTACTTGGCGACGCCTATAACGCCCTCGGCCACCACTCGGCCGGCGAGAAGGCGCTGAGCGATCTGCTCCCCAGCCTTAAGCCGCCGGCCGCCGCCGAGGCGCTCCACTGGCTGACGGGCCAGGCGCTGCTGGATGGCCGCCCCGCCGACGCCATGGCGTTGCTCCACCAGGCCGAGACGCTGGACCCGGACAACCTGTCCAACGGCCTCTTCAAGGTGGTCTGCCTGCGCGATATCGGCGCCGATGCCGAGGCCCAGCGTACCGCCCAGGAGTGGCTGCCGGTTGCCCGGGAACTGGGGCTCGAGGATGCCATCGCCTTCTTCGAGGAGCAGGCCAGCCTGGCCACCCTGCCGGACGACATCCCGGATGACGAGGATGAGCCCGAAGCGTTCGCCGACGACGCCCCGGAAGACGACCGCCTGATGGCCCTGTTCGGCGCGCCGGATGAGCTACTGAGGCCGATTGCCGTCCTGCTGAAGAGCGCACTCCGCCAGCCGCTCTACCCGGTCACATTCGAGCCGGGCCCGCCCGGCCCCGACGGCGATGGAGCCCAGTGGGTGCTGATGCTGCCACCCGAGGTCGAGCAGGCCCAGGCGGCTCTCTACCAGACTGGCAATCCACAGAACCCGCTGGACCCCGAGCTGATTCGCCAGCAACCGGCGCTGCTGCAGAGCCCCGACTTCCTACAGCAGCTCGATGCCTTTGCCGGCGCTGCCTTCAGCACCGCTCACGAGCAGTTCAACAAGGCGCTGCAGCGGCAGCAGGAGCGAGTGATTGCCCATATCCTGGACGCCCTGCCCGAGGGCGGCCAACTGCCCTGGGCATGGCTGGAACATCGCCCCCTGCTCAGGCTGATGATGCAGCACGCCCTCGACCAGGAGGACCAGGGCGCCGCCATTCGCGGCCTCTCGCAGCTGCTGGCCCTCTGCCCGAATGACAACCTTGGCGCGCGCGCCCCACTGGTCAACGCCCTGCTGCGCGATGGGCAGGATGAAGCGGCGCTGGCCATCTGTGAGCAGTTCCCAGACGACGCACTGGCAGAGACCCGCTATGGCCGAGTGCTGGCCCTGGTGCGACTCAACCGCCTGCATGACGCCGAAAAGGCCCTCTCCCAGGCCTATCGGGCGCTACCCAAGGTGCTCAACTACCTGATCGCCAGCAAACGCAAGCCGCCGAAGCTCGACCCCCAGCGCATGACCATCGGTGGCCCCGATCAGGCGTGGTATTACCGCCAGGAGATGCGCGACCTCTTCCAGGCCACCCCGGGTGCCCTTGGCTGGATGGACAGCATCAAGAAGCGGCTCAGGTAA
- a CDS encoding ATP-binding protein: MTLTRKKLPIGIQTFADIIKGGYYYVDKTPHIHRLVEEGKYYFLSRPRRFGKSLLVDTLRCLFEGREALFNGLYIHDKWDWRVQHPVIRLSFADGVIGSREALDQHINELLQAEATRHAVAFDNISIAGRFRELIHKAHQQHGQRVVILVDEYDKPILDNLLTPERARELREGLKNLYSVLKDADPHLAFVLLTGVSKFSKVSLFSGLNNLNDITLDAPLATICGYTDEDIDSVFAPELQALDRNEIRAWYNGYRWGGHEAPSVYNPFDVLLLFQKRLFGAYWFESATPTFLVEVLKQRGVFTPALTAWHSRPALLSRFDVDDIATEALLFQTGYLTIKAIREEIPNRPIYALGFPNQEVEASLNEALLPVLGINNDSLDELMVRLPRLLKTADLPGLEAHLKALFAGLPHDWYRNNPIAKYEGHYASVFYSHFAALGLRVTVEDASHHGRVDMAVDFAGHLYLFEFKVVEQLPEGRALQQIKDKGYADKYRGQGKVIHLIGVEFSSDKRQIVGFEVETDAG, encoded by the coding sequence TTGACCCTCACTCGCAAGAAGCTGCCCATTGGCATCCAGACCTTCGCCGACATCATCAAGGGCGGCTACTACTACGTCGACAAGACACCCCACATCCATCGCCTGGTGGAAGAAGGCAAGTACTACTTTCTGTCGCGGCCGCGGCGCTTCGGCAAGAGCCTGCTGGTGGACACCCTGCGCTGCCTCTTCGAGGGCCGCGAAGCCCTGTTTAACGGTCTGTACATCCACGACAAGTGGGACTGGCGAGTTCAACACCCTGTCATCCGCCTGAGCTTTGCCGATGGCGTCATCGGCAGCCGTGAGGCCCTGGACCAGCACATCAACGAGCTGCTGCAGGCCGAAGCCACACGCCATGCCGTCGCCTTCGACAACATCTCCATTGCCGGCAGGTTTCGCGAGCTGATCCACAAGGCCCACCAACAGCATGGCCAGCGCGTCGTGATCCTGGTGGATGAGTACGACAAGCCGATCCTCGACAACCTGCTCACGCCCGAGCGCGCCCGCGAGCTGCGCGAGGGGCTCAAGAACCTCTACAGCGTGCTCAAGGATGCCGACCCGCACCTGGCCTTCGTGCTGCTCACCGGCGTCTCCAAGTTCAGCAAGGTCAGCCTCTTTTCCGGGCTAAACAACCTCAATGACATCACCCTGGATGCGCCCTTAGCCACGATCTGCGGCTACACCGACGAAGACATCGACAGCGTCTTCGCCCCAGAGCTTCAGGCGCTCGATCGCAACGAAATACGAGCCTGGTACAACGGCTACCGGTGGGGTGGACATGAGGCCCCCTCCGTCTACAATCCCTTCGATGTCCTGTTACTATTTCAGAAGCGCCTTTTCGGCGCCTACTGGTTCGAGAGCGCCACGCCGACCTTCCTGGTCGAGGTGCTCAAGCAGCGCGGTGTCTTTACTCCAGCGCTGACTGCCTGGCATAGCCGACCGGCACTGCTGAGCCGGTTCGACGTCGATGATATCGCCACCGAGGCGCTGCTGTTCCAGACCGGCTACCTGACCATCAAGGCCATACGCGAGGAAATCCCAAACCGCCCGATCTATGCACTGGGGTTTCCCAATCAGGAGGTAGAGGCCAGTCTCAACGAAGCGCTGTTGCCGGTACTGGGCATCAACAACGACAGCCTCGACGAGCTGATGGTACGACTGCCTCGCCTGCTGAAAACCGCCGACCTGCCAGGCCTGGAAGCCCACCTCAAGGCGCTCTTCGCCGGCCTGCCCCACGACTGGTATCGAAACAACCCGATTGCGAAGTATGAGGGGCATTACGCCAGCGTCTTCTACAGCCACTTCGCCGCCCTGGGCCTGCGAGTCACCGTGGAAGACGCCAGCCACCACGGCCGCGTCGACATGGCCGTCGATTTTGCCGGCCACCTCTACCTGTTCGAGTTCAAGGTGGTGGAGCAGCTCCCCGAAGGCCGCGCATTACAGCAGATCAAGGACAAGGGCTACGCCGACAAGTACCGCGGCCAGGGCAAGGTGATACATCTGATCGGGGTGGAGTTTTCAAGCGACAAGCGCCAGATCGTGGGTTTCGAGGTGGAAACGGATGCAGGCTGA
- a CDS encoding glycosyltransferase family 9 protein — protein MSLRKRLGRSLAEAWFDYAPKPLEPETIRKAVVFIPKSIGDGMAVFPVIRALQARSLEWLGIVASARNAAVFEPLQGDGVELFVIPRDRDYRQVRQTARSIRQRCGRVDLCVDATLAASSPAIHFVGTLKARMNLQLSSSTMRAYAPLCNEVTTELPTTPLPGSWSRLMARAGIADVPARYELPIAAEVEEEVIALTADLGRYVAFNLDGSIPERSIPLDQARRLSSILHRSSQLPVVIPCAPGGEPKALELAATMPDVHVVPTARTVPVPHSAAIIKHAELLVSPDTAAIHMASAFDRPTLGIYLAEPSFWQPLATHSRTVTASSLPLLDDQAFEQALTELLALRATPEPAEGKADS, from the coding sequence TTGTCACTTCGCAAGCGTCTAGGAAGGTCGCTGGCCGAAGCCTGGTTCGATTACGCGCCAAAGCCACTCGAGCCCGAGACCATCCGCAAGGCCGTGGTGTTCATTCCCAAATCCATCGGGGATGGCATGGCGGTCTTCCCGGTGATTCGCGCCTTGCAGGCTCGCTCGCTGGAGTGGCTGGGCATCGTCGCCTCGGCCAGGAACGCCGCGGTCTTCGAGCCGCTCCAGGGTGATGGAGTCGAGCTCTTCGTCATTCCACGAGACCGCGACTACCGCCAGGTGAGGCAAACGGCTCGTTCGATTCGCCAACGCTGCGGCCGGGTCGATCTCTGCGTCGATGCCACGCTGGCGGCCTCCTCGCCGGCGATTCATTTCGTCGGCACCCTCAAGGCACGCATGAACCTTCAGCTCAGCAGCTCAACCATGCGAGCCTACGCCCCACTCTGCAACGAGGTGACCACCGAGCTACCCACTACCCCGCTGCCCGGCAGCTGGTCACGCCTGATGGCCCGCGCCGGCATCGCCGACGTCCCCGCCAGGTACGAGCTGCCGATCGCCGCAGAAGTGGAAGAGGAAGTCATCGCGCTGACGGCCGACCTGGGACGCTACGTGGCATTCAATCTGGACGGGAGCATACCCGAGCGCTCCATACCGCTGGACCAGGCCCGACGGCTCAGCTCCATTCTCCATCGCTCCAGCCAGCTACCGGTGGTCATCCCGTGCGCTCCTGGCGGTGAGCCAAAAGCACTGGAGCTGGCCGCCACCATGCCTGATGTCCATGTGGTACCAACCGCGCGGACCGTCCCCGTCCCGCACAGCGCGGCCATCATCAAGCACGCAGAGCTGCTGGTTTCTCCCGATACGGCCGCCATCCATATGGCCAGTGCTTTCGATCGCCCCACCCTGGGCATCTACCTGGCCGAGCCCTCGTTCTGGCAGCCGCTGGCCACCCATAGCCGCACTGTGACAGCCTCCTCCCTACCCCTGCTCGATGACCAGGCGTTCGAGCAGGCCCTGACCGAGCTTCTGGCGTTGCGCGCCACACCCGAACCTGCAGAAGGAAAAGCGGATTCATGA